The Methylomicrobium lacus LW14 genome window below encodes:
- a CDS encoding NAD-dependent formate dehydrogenase: MAKIICVLYDDPIDGYPKSYPRDSIPKLTVYPDGQTTPTPEAIDFKPGDLLGSVSGELGLRKFLEDLGHTLVVTSDKDGPNSVFEKELHDAEIVISQPFWPAYLTAERMAKAPKLKLALTAGIGSDHVDLQAAIDRGITVAEITYCNSISVAEHVVMMILSLVRNYIPSYQWVIKGGWNIADCVSRSYDLEGMEVGTIAAGRIGLGVLRRLKPFDVKLHYTDRHRLPAEVEKELNVTYHPDVESLIRVCDVVTINCPLHPETEHMFDDKLIGKMKRGAYLINTARGKICDRDAIARALESGQLAGYAGDVWFPQPAPQDHPWRTMPHHGMTPHVSGTSLSAQARYAAGVREVLECWFEGRPIRNEYLIVEGGKLAGTGEHSYSKGNVTKGSEEAARFKAS; this comes from the coding sequence ATGGCAAAAATAATTTGTGTCCTGTATGACGATCCTATCGACGGCTATCCGAAATCCTATCCGCGCGATTCCATTCCAAAGCTGACCGTTTATCCCGACGGCCAGACGACTCCCACGCCTGAGGCCATCGATTTTAAACCCGGCGATCTTCTGGGAAGCGTCTCCGGCGAACTGGGGTTGAGAAAATTTCTTGAAGATCTCGGACATACATTGGTCGTGACTTCCGACAAGGACGGTCCGAACAGCGTATTTGAAAAAGAGCTGCACGATGCCGAAATCGTCATTTCCCAACCCTTTTGGCCAGCCTATCTGACCGCCGAAAGAATGGCCAAAGCGCCCAAGCTAAAATTGGCGCTGACCGCCGGCATCGGTTCCGACCATGTCGATTTGCAGGCCGCAATCGATCGGGGCATTACCGTTGCGGAAATTACCTACTGTAACAGCATCAGCGTGGCCGAGCATGTCGTCATGATGATACTGAGTTTGGTACGTAATTACATCCCGTCCTATCAATGGGTGATAAAAGGCGGATGGAATATCGCCGATTGCGTCTCGCGGTCTTATGACCTCGAAGGCATGGAAGTGGGCACTATCGCTGCCGGACGCATCGGTCTGGGAGTGCTCAGGAGATTAAAACCGTTTGATGTCAAACTGCATTATACCGACCGGCACAGATTGCCTGCGGAAGTCGAAAAAGAACTGAACGTCACTTATCATCCCGATGTTGAGTCGCTGATTCGCGTATGCGATGTGGTTACGATTAACTGTCCACTGCATCCGGAAACCGAACACATGTTCGACGATAAGCTGATCGGCAAGATGAAACGCGGTGCGTATCTGATCAACACCGCTCGCGGCAAGATTTGCGACCGCGATGCAATTGCCCGCGCTCTTGAAAGTGGTCAATTGGCCGGCTATGCGGGGGACGTCTGGTTTCCGCAACCTGCGCCGCAGGATCATCCGTGGCGGACCATGCCGCATCACGGGATGACGCCGCATGTCTCGGGAACCAGTTTATCGGCGCAAGCGCGTTATGCTGCGGGCGTTCGGGAAGTCCTGGAATGCTGGTTTGAAGGCCGCCCGATTCGTAATGAATATCTGATCGTCGAGGGCGGCAAACTCGCCGGCACAGGAGAGCATTCCTACAGCAAAGGCAACGTTACCAAAGGCTCCGAAGAAGCGGCGAGATTCAAGGCTTCATAA
- a CDS encoding ABC transporter permease gives MNLYGIRAIYHFEMARTFRTLAESIVAPVLTTSLYFIVFGKAIGSRMGDIDSVSYGAFIIPGLVMLNLLNESISNASFGIYMPKWAGTIYELLSAPVSWVEVLMGYVGAAATKSVMLGLLIMGTARIFVPYEIAHPLWMVAFLLLTAVTFSLFGFIIGLWADNFQKLQVVPMLVVTPLTFLGGAFYSINMLPPLWQKITLFNPVVYLISGFRWSFYGMADVHIAVSIGMTFGFLIICLTFVWWVFKTGYKIRN, from the coding sequence ATGAACCTCTATGGCATTCGCGCCATTTACCATTTTGAAATGGCACGCACCTTTCGTACGTTGGCGGAAAGTATCGTCGCGCCGGTGCTGACCACTTCGCTGTACTTCATCGTATTCGGCAAAGCCATCGGTTCGCGCATGGGCGACATCGACAGCGTCAGTTATGGTGCCTTCATCATCCCGGGGCTGGTCATGCTGAATTTATTGAACGAAAGCATCTCCAATGCCTCTTTCGGCATTTATATGCCCAAGTGGGCGGGCACGATCTATGAGCTGCTATCGGCACCGGTTTCGTGGGTCGAAGTGCTGATGGGTTATGTGGGAGCAGCGGCGACCAAGTCGGTGATGTTGGGCCTACTCATTATGGGGACGGCGCGCATTTTTGTGCCTTACGAGATTGCCCATCCCTTGTGGATGGTCGCCTTTCTCTTGCTCACGGCTGTGACTTTCAGTCTGTTTGGCTTTATTATCGGCCTGTGGGCCGATAATTTTCAAAAACTCCAGGTGGTACCGATGTTGGTCGTCACCCCGCTCACATTTCTGGGCGGCGCGTTCTATTCGATCAATATGTTGCCCCCCTTGTGGCAGAAGATCACTCTGTTCAATCCGGTGGTGTATCTGATTAGCGGCTTTCGCTGGAGCTTCTACGGCATGGCTGACGTGCATATCGCCGTGAGTATTGGCATGACGTTTGGCTTTCTCATCATCTGTCTGACTTTTGTATGGTGGGTGTTTAAGACGGGGTACAAAATTAGAAATTGA
- a CDS encoding ABC transporter ATP-binding protein produces the protein MNADNAIPIIFVRGVNKRYAGGFQALKNINLDIKRGEIFALLGPNGAGKTTLISLVCGIVNATSGTIIADGHDTVRDFRAARAAIGLVPQELNTDAFESVWATIKFSRGLFGKAPDAVYLEKVLRDLSLWDKRNAKIMTLSGGMKRRVLIAKALAHEPTILFLDEPSAGVDVELRHDMWRMVRELRAQGTTIILTTHYIEEAEDMADRIGVINKGELIVVEDKEVLMRKLGKKQLTLTLRQPMSSIPAELNAWSLTLSDDGHALIYSFDAQEEESGIATLLRTLNEHGIDFKDLRSSESSLEDIFVGLVHQSKKEQA, from the coding sequence ATGAACGCCGATAACGCCATCCCCATCATCTTCGTACGCGGCGTTAACAAGAGGTATGCCGGCGGTTTCCAAGCGCTCAAAAACATCAACCTGGATATCAAACGCGGCGAGATATTCGCCTTGCTCGGACCCAATGGTGCAGGCAAGACGACACTGATTAGCCTCGTCTGCGGCATCGTCAATGCCACTTCCGGAACCATCATCGCCGACGGTCACGACACCGTGCGAGACTTCCGCGCGGCGCGGGCAGCCATCGGCCTGGTGCCGCAGGAACTGAATACGGACGCGTTTGAGTCGGTCTGGGCCACGATCAAATTCAGCCGGGGGCTGTTCGGTAAGGCGCCCGATGCAGTCTACCTGGAAAAAGTACTACGCGATCTGTCCCTGTGGGACAAGCGCAACGCGAAAATCATGACGCTCTCTGGCGGCATGAAACGCCGAGTGCTGATTGCCAAGGCCCTCGCCCATGAGCCAACGATATTGTTTCTTGATGAGCCGAGTGCCGGCGTGGATGTGGAGTTACGACACGACATGTGGCGCATGGTGCGCGAGCTGCGTGCACAGGGTACCACGATCATTCTGACCACCCATTACATCGAGGAAGCCGAAGACATGGCAGACCGCATCGGCGTCATCAACAAAGGTGAACTGATCGTTGTTGAAGACAAAGAGGTACTGATGCGCAAGCTCGGCAAAAAGCAGCTCACCCTGACTTTGCGGCAGCCCATGTCCAGCATCCCAGCCGAGCTAAACGCTTGGTCGTTAACGCTCTCCGACGACGGACACGCCCTGATTTATAGCTTCGACGCCCAGGAAGAAGAAAGCGGTATCGCTACGCTGCTGCGTACGCTAAATGAACACGGCATCGACTTCAAAGACTTGCGCTCCAGCGAGAGTTCACTGGAGGACATCTTCGTCGGTCTGGTGCATCAGTCCAAGAAGGAGCAGGCATGA